A region from the Nitrospirota bacterium genome encodes:
- a CDS encoding DUF4212 domain-containing protein, translating to METTGITATAVKKSKRSKSEVGGQRMKELQEVSKEKLEAYWKYNIRLTTVTMVIWFIVTYVCAFFVKELNNIVVFGFPFGYYMGAQGSLIVFVVLIFNYAFKMNKADKEYGVEEEEA from the coding sequence ATGGAGACAACAGGTATTACGGCAACAGCAGTTAAAAAAAGCAAAAGGTCAAAATCGGAGGTAGGAGGACAGAGGATGAAAGAACTTCAAGAAGTCTCAAAAGAAAAGCTTGAAGCGTACTGGAAGTACAACATACGGCTCACCACTGTGACAATGGTTATATGGTTTATAGTCACCTATGTCTGCGCGTTCTTTGTAAAAGAGCTGAACAACATCGTGGTTTTCGGGTTCCCCTTCGGCTACTACATGGGAGCCCAGGGCTCGCTCATCGTCTTCGTTGTGCTCATATTCAACTACGCCTTCAAGATGAACAAAGCGGACAAAGAGTACGGTGTAGAAGAGGAGGAAGCGTAA
- a CDS encoding 3'-5' exonuclease, which produces MLGLFKRKTFPYTAGLCDRPVGECCFAVVDTELTGLDPRRDSIVSVGGIRMTGRRIRLGEVFYRVVKPQTALTSESVVIHGITPSEVEGEPSIDRVLADFTDFCRGAIVVGHFISLDLKFLNKELKRLFGKELENPAVDTNSLYDWIKDHNGGPNGYPGDGENRDLFSLAQKYRIRVTGAHNALMDAYITAQLFQRFLSRLPTLGISTAGDLLRIGRP; this is translated from the coding sequence ATGCTCGGACTTTTCAAAAGAAAGACCTTTCCGTATACGGCCGGGCTCTGCGACAGGCCCGTAGGCGAGTGCTGCTTTGCCGTGGTGGACACCGAGCTCACGGGCCTTGATCCCCGGAGAGATTCGATCGTCTCGGTCGGCGGCATAAGGATGACCGGCAGGAGGATACGGCTGGGAGAGGTTTTTTACCGCGTGGTAAAACCGCAGACGGCGCTCACCTCCGAAAGTGTGGTGATCCACGGCATCACCCCGTCGGAGGTGGAGGGAGAGCCGTCGATCGATCGTGTGCTTGCAGACTTTACGGACTTCTGCCGCGGAGCGATCGTCGTAGGGCATTTCATATCCCTCGATCTCAAGTTCCTGAACAAGGAGCTTAAACGTCTCTTCGGGAAAGAGCTCGAAAACCCGGCCGTTGACACCAATTCACTGTACGACTGGATCAAGGACCATAACGGCGGCCCCAACGGGTATCCCGGAGATGGCGAAAACAGGGACCTGTTCTCTCTCGCGCAAAAATACCGGATTCGTGTCACCGGCGCACATAACGCATTGATGGACGCCTATATCACCGCGCAGTTGTTTCAAAGGTTTCTGAGCCGGCTGCCGACGCTCGGCATTTCGACTGCCGGAGACCTCTTGAGAATAGGAAGACCATAG
- a CDS encoding DUF294 nucleotidyltransferase-like domain-containing protein, which translates to MLFEDVYTFMKGVPPFQFLEEEALKTVAGNLSMEFYPKGEVILKQGSALSDSFWIIRSGGVEVSVRSDSGEDVVIDYRGEGETFGLVSLMSGDKQKTTIRTIDQTVCLILDKKELLGLIDSHPAFVEYFLQSHFSKYIDKTYREMHNKSLFYGSSDHLLFTTQVGDIATKEVITATEGTTIQEAAQVMARERISSLVIVNGSGLPAGIITDRDLREKVVAKGRAVGEAVRTIMSPPLIRMDARDYCFEAVLKMIKYNIHHVLVIKDGALKGVITNHDLMLLQGKSPLSFAKDIESQQTIEGLVPVAGKINKVIGLLLKEGAKASNITKIITELNDRLVRKVLEIAERKFGQPPLPYCWMALGSEGRKEQTFKTDQDNAIIYADPPTPAEEEKAKAYFSLFTRFVQEGLVRCGFPLCPADYMASNPEWCRPLGAWKRYFERWIVSPSPEAILRSLVFFDARPLYGEAGLVEELREYRTKMLKGQNIFFAKMAGVITRNRPPLGFIKSFIVEKSGEHKDELNLKINGIGPLVDLVRLFALEAGVPETSTLERIAAMRGGHTLVNELGEELDHAFEFITLLRIHHQMDRLERGQDPDNFINPRKLSNLERKSLKEAFQLISKIQDGIIDHYGPGMVGG; encoded by the coding sequence ATGTTATTCGAAGATGTTTACACCTTCATGAAAGGCGTTCCTCCCTTCCAGTTCCTGGAAGAGGAGGCTCTCAAGACCGTTGCCGGCAACCTGTCGATGGAGTTCTACCCAAAGGGCGAGGTCATCCTGAAGCAGGGGAGTGCGCTGAGCGACTCCTTCTGGATAATCAGGAGCGGAGGGGTCGAGGTCTCGGTGCGATCGGACAGCGGGGAGGATGTGGTGATCGATTACCGGGGAGAGGGAGAGACCTTCGGCCTGGTATCCCTCATGTCCGGAGATAAGCAGAAAACAACGATCAGGACCATTGACCAGACCGTATGCCTTATCCTCGACAAAAAGGAGCTTTTAGGGCTCATCGATTCGCACCCGGCGTTCGTCGAGTACTTCCTTCAGTCCCATTTCTCCAAGTATATCGATAAGACCTACCGGGAGATGCATAACAAGAGCCTCTTTTACGGCAGCAGCGACCACCTCCTGTTCACAACCCAGGTAGGGGACATCGCAACGAAAGAGGTGATAACGGCAACAGAGGGGACGACCATACAGGAGGCGGCGCAGGTCATGGCGCGGGAGCGGATCAGCTCCCTCGTGATTGTCAACGGGAGTGGGCTCCCGGCGGGGATCATCACCGACCGCGACCTGAGAGAGAAGGTGGTGGCGAAAGGCAGGGCAGTGGGCGAGGCGGTGCGCACCATCATGTCGCCGCCCCTTATAAGAATGGATGCGCGGGATTACTGTTTCGAGGCCGTGCTGAAGATGATCAAATACAACATCCACCATGTCCTGGTAATAAAGGATGGAGCGCTGAAGGGGGTCATAACCAACCATGACCTCATGCTGCTGCAGGGGAAGTCGCCGCTCTCGTTTGCAAAGGACATCGAGAGCCAGCAGACGATCGAAGGGCTCGTCCCCGTAGCAGGGAAAATAAATAAAGTGATCGGCCTGCTCCTGAAAGAGGGCGCAAAGGCGAGCAACATCACCAAGATCATTACCGAGCTCAACGACCGCCTGGTAAGGAAAGTTCTTGAAATAGCGGAAAGAAAATTTGGTCAGCCGCCGCTCCCCTATTGCTGGATGGCGCTGGGCAGCGAAGGCCGTAAAGAGCAGACGTTCAAGACCGACCAGGATAATGCAATCATCTACGCTGATCCTCCGACCCCGGCCGAGGAGGAGAAGGCAAAGGCATATTTTTCATTGTTCACCCGCTTCGTGCAGGAGGGGCTGGTCCGGTGCGGGTTTCCCCTCTGCCCGGCTGACTATATGGCAAGTAATCCCGAATGGTGTCGGCCCCTCGGTGCATGGAAGAGGTACTTTGAGCGGTGGATCGTGTCGCCGAGCCCTGAAGCGATCTTGCGGTCGCTCGTTTTTTTCGATGCACGGCCGTTGTACGGAGAGGCAGGCCTTGTCGAGGAGCTGAGGGAATACAGGACAAAAATGCTGAAGGGACAGAATATCTTTTTTGCCAAAATGGCAGGGGTAATAACGAGGAACCGGCCGCCGCTCGGCTTCATAAAGTCCTTTATCGTCGAGAAGAGCGGCGAGCACAAAGATGAGCTGAACCTGAAAATAAACGGGATCGGCCCCCTCGTCGATCTCGTCAGGCTTTTCGCTCTCGAAGCCGGGGTCCCCGAGACATCGACCCTGGAGCGCATCGCAGCGATGCGGGGCGGGCATACGCTTGTCAATGAGCTGGGAGAGGAGCTCGACCATGCCTTTGAATTCATTACGCTGCTCAGGATCCATCACCAGATGGACCGGTTGGAGCGGGGGCAGGACCCTGATAACTTCATCAATCCGCGCAAGCTGAGCAATCTTGAACGGAAGTCGCTCAAAGAGGCGTTTCAGCTCATATCGAAGATCCAGGACGGTATCATCGACCACTACGGGCCTGGCATGGTGGGAGGATAA